Genomic DNA from Paenibacillus donghaensis:
ATCTGATCAATAAAGGAACCAAGGTCGACCGGCTGCAGGAAACCATTCAAATGTTCAGCGAAGCCGGCATCGGCGTACAAATTATGGGATTTACCGGATTCCCTACGGAAACGGTTGACGATGCCTTGAGTTCCGTTGATTTTCTGCAGCATAACAGCAGGCACTGGACTTTTGGCGGGCTTGGCCAGTTCGTCTTAACCAAAGGCGCCATTATAGCCAAAGAACCGGAGCGTTTCGGTATTCTCGATATCCGGCCTTTTGAGGGCGAAGATATCGCCTGGAGGCTGTATTACAGTGAGCAAAAGCACTTGCTTGCAAATTCTTCACGTTGCGGGTCGAAGGAGCTGACACAAGCCAAAGCATCCTTGAGGGCCAATCAGTTTGACCGTCCTTGGGTGGGGGGAGTGGATACGGCGCATTCGATGTTCTACCACGACCGGTTCGGGAACAACATCCTCAAAGTCATCAGCGGCGCAAATCATACGGCAGCTAACGAGAGCACAATCTTGGAATTAAATGGGCATCTTATTGAGGAACACTATTACCTTCCTGTCCACAAGCTGTTTAACAAAAAGAACTTGGATAACATACTTGACACATCCGAACGCGAAGGAAAGGCAGTCACCGCGCAAAATATAACTGAACTTCTTCAACAATGGGAACCGGATTATTCCAGTTACCCGCAGCCAAAAGAACAGCAGCTGTTCGTCCGGCGGGATGGCACTCTTTTTCCGTTTCCTGTACCCATGATCGAGTTTTTGCGGAATTTCGAACATGGCTTAAGTTTGACGGAACTGCTGCAGCAATCTACACAGCATGAGTTCCATACCCAACTATGGCAACACTGTATCACCAACCGGTTTCTGCGGCTGAAACGGTCACCGGCAGCGGAAGCTTGAAGATCGTTGGACAAAGGAGGTGTGTTCTCAGTTGAACTCCGCAATCAGCAAACCTAATTACAGACTCCTGCTAAAGCATAATGCCGACTTTCGCTATTTATGGCTAGCCCGTGCATGCTCCTTCTTTGGGGATTCCTTATACAATCTGGCGATCAGCTGGCTCGTGTACTCGATGACCGGCTCCTCGCTCCAGGTGGGGCTGGTGATTGTCGCCAAGTTCCTGCCGGAAATGGTACTCGGTTTATTCATTGGCGCCTGGGTAGACCGCTTGAACAAA
This window encodes:
- a CDS encoding radical SAM protein, which gives rise to MEEYWTPERCDLLHKSGCTAISVGFESGNQRILNLINKGTKVDRLQETIQMFSEAGIGVQIMGFTGFPTETVDDALSSVDFLQHNSRHWTFGGLGQFVLTKGAIIAKEPERFGILDIRPFEGEDIAWRLYYSEQKHLLANSSRCGSKELTQAKASLRANQFDRPWVGGVDTAHSMFYHDRFGNNILKVISGANHTAANESTILELNGHLIEEHYYLPVHKLFNKKNLDNILDTSEREGKAVTAQNITELLQQWEPDYSSYPQPKEQQLFVRRDGTLFPFPVPMIEFLRNFEHGLSLTELLQQSTQHEFHTQLWQHCITNRFLRLKRSPAAEA